The Amphiura filiformis chromosome 12, Afil_fr2py, whole genome shotgun sequence genome includes a region encoding these proteins:
- the LOC140166928 gene encoding uncharacterized protein gives MRAIQDLKKDESILVQPADKGKATVLMDTAEYEDKIHAMLSDERTDELLPSDPTQRYKRDLVAILSKLKIDKYQYDLLLPTAENIPRIYNTPKLHKPGNKVRPIVDYTGTIGYQTSRALADIRSPLVGGTEHHVTNFKDLAESLAEVMIEVTSLFIESKGEKYIDSLK, from the exons ATGCGTGCTATTCAAGATCTCAAGAAGGATGAATCTATACTCGTTCAACCAGCAGACAAAGGTAAAGCTACGGTGCTTATGGATACAGCTGAATATGAGGACAAAATTCATGCAATGTTATCGGATGAGCGTACAGATGAACTGTTGCCATCTGATCCCACTCAACGCTACAAAAGAGACTTGGTAGCCATACTTAGTAAGTTGAAAATAGACAAATATCAATATGATCTTCTGTTACCTACGGCGGAGAACATACCGCGAATCTATAACACGCCAAAACTACACAAACCCGGTAATAAAGTGAGACCGATAGTAGACTATACAGGGACCATAGGCTATCAAACATCGAGAGCCTTAGCGGACATTCGGTCGCCTTTGGTGGGAGGAACTGAACACCATGTCACCAATTTCAAGGATTTAGCAGAAAGTCTAGCAGAAGTCATGATAGAG GTGACGAGCCTTTTCATTGAATCCAAAGGAGAGAAATATATAGACTCCttgaagtga